From the Lactobacillus sp. PV034 genome, the window CAGCCACGCTTCATCCCGTAAAAACTAAAAAACTCGGCATCAACAGGATTTAAATTAGCAGGAACTTTATCAGCTGGCTTTTCAGGATACATCAGTTGATATTTTTCTGGATCAGTCCAGCGAACTTCGCTACCAGCATGAAGTTGCTTTTGTCGGTCTTCTCCCTTTACTGAACCTGCCAGAGATGGAATATCATATAGTACACTTGTTACAACTGCTTTAATACGAGTATCTTGCCGTGCAGCACCTAATGCAAAGCCACCACTAGCACATATTCCTATTGCACCAATCTTGGTACGACCAACAAAATCAAGAGTTCCGAGAAAATCTACTGCTGCAGAAAAATCTTCAACATAAGTATCAGGTGAACCAGTATAACGTGGCATTCCTCCACTAAAACCATGATAAGCAGGATCAAAAGCTAAGACTACGAATCCTTTTTGGGCTAATTGGTTTGCATACACTCCTGGTCCTTGCTCTTTCACGCCGCCAAAAGGAGGCCCAATTACAATTGCCTTATGAGGCAAATTTTTATCAATATCTTTTGCATAATAAAGATCAGCCGCAATTTCAATGCCGTAACGTGTATA encodes:
- a CDS encoding alpha/beta hydrolase, with the translated sequence MEHSVKAFPMTAENEHYIFKLSDNVEREHVNYYTRYGIEIAADLYYAKDIDKNLPHKAIVIGPPFGGVKEQGPGVYANQLAQKGFVVLAFDPAYHGFSGGMPRYTGSPDTYVEDFSAAVDFLGTLDFVGRTKIGAIGICASGGFALGAARQDTRIKAVVTSVLYDIPSLAGSVKGEDRQKQLHAGSEVRWTDPEKYQLMYPEKPADKVPANLNPVDAEFFSFYGMKRGWNPHALTNITATSFPSFMNFSVTTHLDSISPRPVLMITSEEAHSKAFTDEVYKKLAEPKEKFVLPHGQHIDFYDNTNIIPFDKITAFFDKNL